The following is a genomic window from Desulfobacterales bacterium.
ACCTGTATTTTTACTTTCTAGCTTTCACTCTGGGGCCTATCGCAGAACTGTCGGCCATTTACATCGGCGTTTGGAAGTATTCGAAATCATATTTTATAATTCCAGTCTGGTTGCCATTTGCCTGAGGGATTGCGATGTTAACTATAAAAAAGCTATCTGAAACACTACTGGGAAAAAAATAGTTTTCCCATGGTTCGCTGTCTTCCATTCGCGTGGTATTTGATGAGATCCATTTGTTATGGCGGATGTCTTTTAATTTCTTCTTTCCTGTCCGGATTCTTGACACCCAGTCAAGGTCGCTTTATCCTTCACTTTACACCTTGATTTGCAATTATAAAATTCCGTGGAGAAGATAATGAAAATCATCATCGAGCCGTTTAAAATTAAAAGTGTCGAGCCGCTGCGCTTTACCAGCCGTGAGGAGCGCGAGGCCATCTTAAAGAAAGCCGGATACAATCTGTTCGGCATCCAGGCCGAGGATGTGTTGATCGATCTGCTGACCGACAGCGGCACGGCGGCCATGAGTGCCCACCAGTGGGGCGGTATGATCGAAGGTGATGAGGCCTATGCAGGTTCCAGAAGCTTTTCACGGCTTGAGCAAACCGTCAGGGATCTGACCGGCTTCCGGCACATCATCCCCACCCACCAGGGACGCGCAGCCGAAAAAATCCTGTTCAGCATCGTCGGCGGACAGGACAAAATTGTCCCCAATAACACCCATTTTGACACCACCCGCGCCAATGTGGAGATGAGCGAGGCAGAAGCCCTTGATCTGCCGATCGCTGACGGGCTTGATCCGAACTTGGTCGCTGATTTTAAGGGCAATATGGACCTCGACGCCCTGGAATCCCTGCTGCAAAGAGAGGGTCCGGAACGCATTCCGCTGGTGATGCTGACCGTCACCAATAACGCCAATGCCGGCCAACCGGTTTCGATGGAAAATATTCGTCAAACCGCCGAAATCTGTCGCGCCCATGGCATCCCCTTTTTCCTGGATGCTTGCCGCTTTGCCGAAAATGCTTATTTCATCAAACTCAGAGAGCCCGGTTATGCGAACAAAACCGCCCGGGAAATTGCCCGGGAGATGTTTTCGTACGCGGATGGCTGCACTATGAGCGGCAAAAAAGACGGCCTGGTCAATATGGGCGGTTTTCTGGCGGTCAACGATGATCAGCTGGCCGGCCGGGCCCGCAACATTCTGATTGTCACCGAGGGCTTTCCCACCTATGGCGGGTTGGCCGGTCACGACCTGGAGGCCTTTGCACGCGGGCTGGACGAGGTGTTAGAAGAAGACTATCTTAAATATCGAATTCGGTCGGTTGCCTATCTGGGTGAACATATAGCGGCGCTCGGTGCCCCGATTTTTCAGCCACCCGGCGGACACGCCATTTATATCGATGCCGGGGCATTTTTAGCGCATATCCCGCCGCATCAATACCCGGGCCAGGCCCTGGCCTGCGAGCTCTATCTGGTTGGTGGCATCCGCTCCTGTGAAATCGGCAGCGTGATGTTTGGCAAAACCGACCCGAAAAGCGGCGAATTCAAAGCAGCCCCCCTGGAAATGGTGCGCCTGGCGATCCCCCGCAGGGTGTATACAAAAAGCCAAATCGATTATGTGGTCGAGTGCATTGAATCAGTTTTTGAAAAAAGGGATGAGATCAAAGGCATGCGCATCACTTACGAGCCCCCCATACTTAGGCACTTCACAGCCCAATTCGAACCTTTGTAGAATAGTTCTTTGACAGGATTTACAGGATTTCAAAGATTTTCTTTTCGGCTTTCCGGAAGAAAGCCGAAAAACTCAATCGCCTTCGGCGAAAAAACAATCCCATAAAATTGAAGTTCTCTCAAAAATATACTTTTCTGTCAGTTAACTTGCTGAGAAAAAATAATCCCGTAAAATCCTGTAAATCCTGTCAAAAAAATAATCAGGACTTCTGAAATTCAGCGGCGATGCAGACGGTATTGAAATGAATGTCTACGGTGTCTTTGATGTTGGGGGCATAGCCGCCGGCCATGGTAACAGCTACCGGCAGTCCGGCGTCCCGGCAATACCGCAACACCAGTCGATCCCGTTCTGCCAGACCCTCTTTGCTCACATCCAGGCGCCCGAAACGGTCTTCGGTAAAAGGATCTGCCCCGGCCAGGTAGATGACCGCATCGGCTTTGGCCTCTTTTAAGGACGCCCTTATGCCGTTGTCCAAAGCATCCAGATACACCCGATCATCAGTCCCATCATCCAGGGCAATATCCAGGTCACTTTTTTCTTTGCGGAAGGGAAAATTGTTTTTTCCATGGATCGAAAAGGTAAAAACATTCGGGTCCTTCTGCAGCAGCGCTGCAGTGCCGTTACCCTGGTGTACATCGCAATCTAGAATGAGCACACGCTTGATATGGGTATCCGCCTGAAGCGCTCTCACCGCAATGGCGCTATCATTGAACACACAATACCCCTGGCCCCGGTCTTTGAAGGCATGGTGGGTCCCGCCGCCCAGATGAACTGCAACACCATCATCAAGGGCTGCAAAACAAGCGTCAACAGTGGCCCCGGCCGATCGCCTGGCGCGCTCAACGAGCTCTTGCGACCAGGGCAGCCCGATACGCCGGGTCTCTTTGGCGGTCAACTGGCCTTGCTGCAACCGCTGCAGGTATTCCGGATCGTGAGAGCGGCAGATTTCAATATCGGTTGCCGCGTGGGGGACACATAATTGCTGGGGAGAGAATCGGTTGGAATTTTCAATTCGTTTACGCAGGAGGGCATACTTGCCGATCGGAAAAGTATGATTCTCCGCCAGGGGAATGGTAAATGAATCCGTATAAAAAATTTTCAAACGTTGAATCCAATCCTATTCTTCATCGGGCGGCAGGATGCCACGATATGTACCGGCGTTTTGCAGGGCGGATTTCATCTCATCGATGCTGATACGTTGCGGATCGTAAGAGACTGTATTGGTTTCCTTAAACCACAGCTTGTTTTGCTGAATACCGCTTTCCACCTGTTTGACACCATCGAGCCCATCCAGGGCTGCTTTGCCGACATCGTATCAGCTCACGTGGAATACGACTTGCGCATCCGCCGCGGGCTGCTCGTCAGAGGCAACTGTCATCGCTGCAAACAAAAGCATCAAAATTAACACATTCAAAGGGAATCTTATGAATTTTTTCATCTTTAGGTCCACCTTATTTATACAATTAGCTGCGAAACACAAACCCTTAGTCAATACCGAGAAATTTTAATATTTGAAGCTGCCTTAAAAATAGCAGCTCACGTTCAAGGGCAAGGCGAAAGCCGATTCAAAAGTGGAGTCCGCCTCCGGCGGATTAGTATTCGAGCATTTTGAATTGGTTTTTAACGCAGCCCTTGGGCGTGAGATGCATTTTTAAGGCAGCTTCTAGATGTTGCACTGAAATTGCGCAATAGGCGCCTTCTTAAATTCCGCAAACTCCATAATAGAAGCCAGCTCAACATTATCACCGCCGCGGGCCATTCCAGCAGTAACCAGAAAGTCAAAGCAGCGCATCTCAGGGTTAACCTCCCTGGCTGCCCTTTCGATGCTTAGCAATCCGTTTTGTTTAAAATCCCGCGTAAAGTTAGCCAGGATTCCTTCGGCTTCATCCAGATCGGAAAACGGCAAAACAGTGCTGAATTGATTGACACGGCGGCGGGCAGAAAACCCGCCGACCAGACCAAAATGTTTATTGATGTATTCGCCCATTTTGCGGATGCCGACCTGGGTGGCGGTGTGCCCCAGGTTATCGATCATGCGATCCAGATCCTCCAGGGTAAAGACAACAACAATGTAATGTCTATGCCCGTTATTGCGGGCCAGATCGGTTTGATAGCGCACCTTAAATTGGCGCCTGGAATGCATACCGGTTAATTCATCCTGCAAATTTTCGATGCTGTCGATGATCTCATCGTAAAAGGGATGCTGGAATTCCTCAAAGGCTTCAGGGGTGCCCTGAAAAACTATTTTTTTGCCATAAAGGGCCAATATGTGATCGGAAATGAAAAATACATCCGGAATATCGTGACTGATTAAAACCGCCGTAAAACCATATTTTCTTTTGTATTCGGCGATCATACCCAGGATTGCATTCCGGCGAATGGGGTCCTGGCCGGTGGTCAATTCGTCGAACAAAACGATTTTCGGATCGGTTACCATAGCCCGGGCCAGCGCGGTTCGTTTTTGCATCCCGCCCGAGAGCTCGGATGGGTATCTGTGAGCCACTTCAATGAGCTCGGTTTGCTCCAGACGGGCCATTATCCGGTCATGAATTTGCTTTTTGGTGAGTCGGTTGAATTTTCTCAACGGCATGGCCACATTTTCATAAACCGTTTTAGAGTCAAAAAGCGCGTTGCTCTGAAACATGTAGCTGCACTGCGATAAATAGTCATTCCATTTTTTACGCGACATTTTTTCGATGGGCTGGCCTCGAAAAAGCACACTACCCTCTTCCGGTTTCAGCAGACCGATGATGTGCTTGAGTAGGACACTTTTACCCTCGCCGCTTTTCCCGATGATGGTGGTCACATCACCTTCAGATATGGTTAAGTTGACGCCATCCAGGATGGTGCGCTGGCCAAATCGTTTGGTAACATTTTTAAATTCTATTATAGGAGGGCTCATCATGGCACCCTGTATACAGCCGATCAATTATCAACGTATGCCATCTGATCACATATCACCATCGTTTGTGTCTAACACAGTGCAACTTCTGTCGGCTCTAGGGCAACACTTCGGGCGGGACTTAACGATCACATGGGTGGGGTATCGCTTCATGAGGGCAGGCGACATTCCCCAAAATGGTTACCAACGTCCCGGTAATGAGAAGGGCATCCCAGGGATTACACAATAATTTCTTTGCTGAATAATTGACAAACAGGTCAAAGGACCTGGAACGGTTTAATACCAATACCCTTTATAATATCCTAATCATAAAATGGAATCATGCAAGGCGGGAAATGAGGATAAAGCGGTAAATAGCAGGCGCTGGCAATAAAAAGCAAATAGTTATCTATACCCATGCGGTGGTGACCGTTCACGGTTGCGCGCTCAGCCAGTTCAAGGCGGCTTTCAATATCTGCGCGTAGGTATCATCCTGGGATATCGGATGGTTTTTGGGTACCCGAAAAGAATGATCACCCCCCTCAATGATTTCTAAGTGCCAGTGCGCTTTCAGGCGATCCAGCACCGAATCGAGACGCTCCAGATCACACAGGGCATCACGCGTGCCGGCCAAAAAAAGCATCGGGACCTTTATCTGGTATAGGTGGGCGTCCCGTAATTGGTCCTTTTTTCCGGGGGCATGCAGCGGATATCCCAGAAAAATCAGCTGGCTTACCGGAAGCAGATCTTCGGCCACCATCTGGGAAGCGACGCGTCCGCCCATGGATTTTCCGCAGGCAACAATACTTTGCGGGCTAAATTCGGGATGGGTATTCAAAAAATGATATACACGTTGCCAGGTTTGAACCAGTTTGGCTTGGGAATCGGGAGATTTTTTTCCTTTTTCCTTGTAAAGAAAATTAAACCGCAGCGTCAGATATCCCGCCTGCACAAGTTCCCGGGATACATATTTAATCAGTGGATTATGCATGTCATTGGCGGCACCGTGAGCAAAAATAACACCCCTGGTTTTTTGGCGCTCAAAATTCTCGGGTACCGAAAGGATCCCTGAGACGCTCTCGGTTTCTCCCACCGGGATCGACACATTTTGGGTGATCATTTTGTTGACTCCGTTTTTAAATTTTTCAATACTTTTTTGAGCCAGTAGTGAATTGGCG
Proteins encoded in this region:
- a CDS encoding histone deacetylase — protein: MKIFYTDSFTIPLAENHTFPIGKYALLRKRIENSNRFSPQQLCVPHAATDIEICRSHDPEYLQRLQQGQLTAKETRRIGLPWSQELVERARRSAGATVDACFAALDDGVAVHLGGGTHHAFKDRGQGYCVFNDSAIAVRALQADTHIKRVLILDCDVHQGNGTAALLQKDPNVFTFSIHGKNNFPFRKEKSDLDIALDDGTDDRVYLDALDNGIRASLKEAKADAVIYLAGADPFTEDRFGRLDVSKEGLAERDRLVLRYCRDAGLPVAVTMAGGYAPNIKDTVDIHFNTVCIAAEFQKS
- a CDS encoding dienelactone hydrolase family protein, yielding MITQNVSIPVGETESVSGILSVPENFERQKTRGVIFAHGAANDMHNPLIKYVSRELVQAGYLTLRFNFLYKEKGKKSPDSQAKLVQTWQRVYHFLNTHPEFSPQSIVACGKSMGGRVASQMVAEDLLPVSQLIFLGYPLHAPGKKDQLRDAHLYQIKVPMLFLAGTRDALCDLERLDSVLDRLKAHWHLEIIEGGDHSFRVPKNHPISQDDTYAQILKAALNWLSAQP
- a CDS encoding ATP-binding cassette domain-containing protein produces the protein MSPPIIEFKNVTKRFGQRTILDGVNLTISEGDVTTIIGKSGEGKSVLLKHIIGLLKPEEGSVLFRGQPIEKMSRKKWNDYLSQCSYMFQSNALFDSKTVYENVAMPLRKFNRLTKKQIHDRIMARLEQTELIEVAHRYPSELSGGMQKRTALARAMVTDPKIVLFDELTTGQDPIRRNAILGMIAEYKRKYGFTAVLISHDIPDVFFISDHILALYGKKIVFQGTPEAFEEFQHPFYDEIIDSIENLQDELTGMHSRRQFKVRYQTDLARNNGHRHYIVVVFTLEDLDRMIDNLGHTATQVGIRKMGEYINKHFGLVGGFSARRRVNQFSTVLPFSDLDEAEGILANFTRDFKQNGLLSIERAAREVNPEMRCFDFLVTAGMARGGDNVELASIMEFAEFKKAPIAQFQCNI
- a CDS encoding tryptophanase, encoding MKIIIEPFKIKSVEPLRFTSREEREAILKKAGYNLFGIQAEDVLIDLLTDSGTAAMSAHQWGGMIEGDEAYAGSRSFSRLEQTVRDLTGFRHIIPTHQGRAAEKILFSIVGGQDKIVPNNTHFDTTRANVEMSEAEALDLPIADGLDPNLVADFKGNMDLDALESLLQREGPERIPLVMLTVTNNANAGQPVSMENIRQTAEICRAHGIPFFLDACRFAENAYFIKLREPGYANKTAREIAREMFSYADGCTMSGKKDGLVNMGGFLAVNDDQLAGRARNILIVTEGFPTYGGLAGHDLEAFARGLDEVLEEDYLKYRIRSVAYLGEHIAALGAPIFQPPGGHAIYIDAGAFLAHIPPHQYPGQALACELYLVGGIRSCEIGSVMFGKTDPKSGEFKAAPLEMVRLAIPRRVYTKSQIDYVVECIESVFEKRDEIKGMRITYEPPILRHFTAQFEPL